A genome region from Triticum aestivum cultivar Chinese Spring chromosome 2B, IWGSC CS RefSeq v2.1, whole genome shotgun sequence includes the following:
- the LOC123040114 gene encoding uncharacterized protein, whose amino-acid sequence MAKYFQSAPVSNEALKHKEILLDGLYMHQDLDGSPNQNQKTIVNPNLPLQFGCTVANDWTIYDGLGPDKKLVARAQGPHMGAGVAKGSWFICFNMVFVDDRFAGSSLKVLGHFEEPVEGEWAILGGTGEFAYAQGVVTFKKLQDRSTRVRQLQIRAICLSFPSSLSMPTKMGPWGGNGGSIQDITTGTPMRLQSVTLSSESSWIVSLAFTYIDKLGKRRNEGPWGPDKGNSQTIEFGPKEYVTEISGTIDNVISSLVITTNIKKYVPFGHEKGNRFSAAVPENTCVVGFFARTGNALDAIGVYHGPIVV is encoded by the exons atggccaagtatttccagAGTGCTCCTGTTAGCAATGAAGCATTGAAGCACAAGGAGATTCTGTTGGACGGCCTGTACATGCACCAGGACCTTGACGGATCACCAAATCAGAACCAGAAAACTATAGTGAATCCTAACCTCCCTCTGCAGTTTGGCTGCACCGTGGCTAATGACTGGACCATATATGATGGCCTTGGCCCCGATAAGAAGCTTGTTGCGCGTGCACAAGGGCCACATATGGGGGCAGGAGTAGCCAAAGGAAGCTGGTTCATATGTTTCAACATGGTGTTCGTCGACGACAG GTTTGCGGGTTCCAGCCTTAAGGTGCTCGGACATTTTGAAGAGCCGGTAGAAGGTGAGTGGGCAATCCTTGGCGGGACAGGAGAGTTTGCCTATGCACAAGGTGTGGTCACCTTCAAGAAACTCCAGGACAGAAGCACTAGGGTCAGACAGCTTCAGATACGTGCCATCTGCCTCAGCTTTCCATCGTCACTTTCAATG CCTACGAAGATGGGGCCATGGGGTGGAAATGGAGGCTCCATTCAAGACATCACCACAGGAACCCCGATGCGCCTGCAAAGTGTGACACTCAGCAGCGAGAGCAGCTGGATTGTCTCTCTTGCATTTACTTATATTGACAAACTTGGAAAGAGGCGCAACGAAGGCCCCTGGGGTCCTGACAAAGGGAACAGTCAAACC ATCGAGTTCGGACCTAAAGAATATGTGACGGAAATATCAGGGACAATTGACAATGTTATATCGTCACTTGTTATCACGACAAACATCAAAAAGTATGTACCGTTTGGGCATGAGAAGGGCAACCGTTTCAGCGCCGCCGTGCCAGAAAACACATGTGTTGTGGGATTCTTTGCCAGGACCGGGAATGCTCTTGATGCCATTGGCGTTTACCACGGACCCATAGTGGTTTGA